One region of Zingiber officinale cultivar Zhangliang chromosome 7B, Zo_v1.1, whole genome shotgun sequence genomic DNA includes:
- the LOC122007417 gene encoding uncharacterized protein LOC122007417, which produces MDIEVTNGLFECIQRLIPSHEVNDKIIMEELLVYKKSESLFDNEFTIRERNNKDQPMAPVDWWEMFGNGTPNLKEFAIKVLSLTCSASGCERNWSIFEHIHSKKRNKLDHKKLRDLVYVKYGQTLKACAAKKDKRDPIVLTDIDDVGVWIGMMEAGEEPVFDDDDDTLTWNTVAEATGVEEETRHIRQQRTSNPTYRGASTSRFKDIDENVEDGDVDEIIELESD; this is translated from the exons ATGGATATAGAAGTCACAAATGGGTTGTTTGAATGCATACAAAGATTGATTCCAAGCCATGAAGTGAATGATAAGATTATTATGGAGGAGTTACTGGTATATAAGAAATCGGAGTCATTGTTCGACAATGAATTTACCATTAGAGAAAGGAATAATAAAGACCAACCAATGGCACCCG TCGATTGGTGGGAAATGTTTGGCAATGGTACTCCGAATTTGAAAGAATTTGCTATCAAAGTTCTTAGCCTCACATGTAGTGCTTCGGGGTGTGAAAGGAATTGGAGCATATTTGAGCAT ATACATTCAAAGAAAAGGAATAAACTCGATCACAAGAAACTAAGAGATTTGGTGTATGTGAAGTACGGTCAAACACTCAAGGCTTGTGCAGCTAAGAAGGATAAAAGAGATCCTATAGTTTTGACGGATATTGATgatgttggggtt TGGATTGGAATGATGGAAGCTGGAGAGGAACCTgtttttgatgatgatgatgatacttTGACATGGAACACTGTAGCAGAGGCTACTGGAGTAGAAGAAGAAACCAGACATATTAGACAACAACGGACCTCGAACCCTACTTATAGAGGAGCTTCAACTTCTAGATTCAAAG ACATTGATGAAAACGTGGAGGatggtgatgtagatgaaatAATTGAATTGGAAAGTGATTGA
- the LOC122007418 gene encoding pentatricopeptide repeat-containing protein At4g01030, mitochondrial-like — protein sequence MEVYARNGRVPLARRLFEEMPLRDVVTWTSLLSSYVSAGDSPEAFHLFCQMRAEGLEVNQVTMAVLLRACYGSEDKVAGCQLQAFANKAGLQSHELLQNSILSMFSRLACFEEVMKFAIIQNRSIASWNILLSSYSFIGDVSRVVKCYRKMRLEVAPSNETLTLPISAFAKSVMLHDECQVKSNTIWSIMMWGLIQNGEFLEAVNVFERMQKSVIKPCKDALRALVVAYTNLGALLLGRGVHNLM from the exons ATGGAGGTGTACGCTAGGAATGGTCGAGTCCCCTTGGCCCGCCGGCTGTTCGAAGAAATGCCTCTTAGGGATGTGGTAACTTGGACGTCCTTGTTATCCAGCTATGTTAGCGCGGGAGACTCTCCCGAGGCCTTCCACTTGTTCTGCCAAATGCGAGCGGAGGGTCTTGAGGTGAATCAAGTCACAATGGCGGTCTTGCTTCGAGCATGCTATGGTTCCGAAGACAAGGTCGCAGGGTGCCAACTACAAGCATTTGCGAACAAGGCAGGCCTCCAAAGTCATGAGTTgcttcaaaattcaattttgagCATGTTCAGTAGATTGGCTTGCTTCGAAGAGGTCATGAAGTTTGCCATCATTCAAAACAGGAGCATTGCCTCTTGGAATATCCTCCTATCATCCTACTCTTTCATAGGAGATGTTTCCAGAGTAGTCAAGTGCTATAGGAAGATGAGACTAGAGGTGGCTCCTAGCAATGAGACTCTAACTTTGCCCATCTCTGCATTCGCCAAGT CAGTCATGTTGCATGATGAATGCCAAGTGAAGAGCAACACCATATGGAGCATCATGATGTGGGGCCTTATTCAGAATGGTGAGTTCTTGGAAGCTGTCAACGTGTTTGAAAGAATGCAAAAGTCTGTAATTAAGCCTTGTAAGGATGCTCTAAGGGCCTTAGTTGTCGCATATACTAACTTGGGAGCTTTGTTGTTGGGTAGAGGAGTTCATAATCTTATGTAG